CTGCGCGAAACATCAGCGCATGTTGACGACCGCCGTCAAGCGCGCGCGGCTCATTGCGTTTCTGCCCTTCACGTCCGAGTAACGCGAGGACGAGAGGGTGAAGCTCGTGCTGTACAGCGACGTCAAGGCGCTGGGAAAGCGAGGCGACGTCGTGGACGTCGCGGACGGCTACGCGCGTAATTTCCTTTTGCCGCGCAAGCTCGCCGGTGAGGCCGACAAAGGCGCACTCGCGCAGCTCGATGCGCAGCAGAAAGCGCATCAACGACGCGAAGATCAAGAACTCGCCGACGCGCGGGCGCTCGCCGCGCGTTTGGAATCCGCCAAGCTCAGCGTGCGGGCAAAAGCAGGCGAGAACGGAAAGCTTTTCGGCGCCGTCACCAACGCCGACGTTGCCGCCGCGATTGCCGCCTCGCTCTCGATTGCCATCGACAAGCACAAGATCGAGCTCGAACGGCAAATCAAGACGTTGGGCGCCTATTCGGTCGAGATTAAGCTGCATAAGAACGTCGTCGCGAAGGCCGCCGTCGAGGTCGTGCCGGCGTAAGCGCCGTGGCAAACGCACCGCAGACCTACGCGACGCGCTTTCGGCGCAAGTTCGGCGTCGAAGACGAGCTCAGCCGTTACGTCAGCGCGCTCTACGCGATGCTCGGATCGGTTCTCGGACAGGACAAAGTCGTTCTGCGAGCCGGAAAGGTCAACGCGCTCAAAATGATGCGCTCGCAGAACCTTCCGGATCGGCTCTGTGGATTGCAGCGCCTCGTGCTGGAAGATCCCACGCTCGAGCGTGCCACGACGCGTCCGCAGCAGCGCAAAGTTTTGGCCGAGATCGAAGAGGCCATGGCGGACGTTATCGCGCTGCGCCACGCCGAAGACTCAATTGAGCGGCGCGTCAACGAAAAGATGGCCGAACGGCATCACGAGTATGTCAAGGATCTGCGGCTGGAAGCGCTGCGTGAGACGGGCGGCCCCGAAACGCCCTCGTCGCAGGCCAAGCTCGAGGAGCTGCACGCCCTTTCGCAGCGCACGCTCGCGGCTTCGGCTCTCCAGCAGCTTCGTCCGCAAGCGTTGCGTGACGTCGTCGGGCAAGATGCCGCGATTCACGCGTTGCTCGCCAAGATGAGCTCGCCCTATCCGCAGCATGCGATTCTCTACGGCC
This Candidatus Eremiobacterota bacterium DNA region includes the following protein-coding sequences:
- a CDS encoding 50S ribosomal protein L9, which codes for MKLVLYSDVKALGKRGDVVDVADGYARNFLLPRKLAGEADKGALAQLDAQQKAHQRREDQELADARALAARLESAKLSVRAKAGENGKLFGAVTNADVAAAIAASLSIAIDKHKIELERQIKTLGAYSVEIKLHKNVVAKAAVEVVPA